The proteins below come from a single Psychrobacter sp. FDAARGOS_221 genomic window:
- a CDS encoding YbaB/EbfC family nucleoid-associated protein yields the protein MNIQALMQQAQAMQKQVEANVEKAKKELADKEVQAEAGNGLVKVTMTGRHVVKRLSIDPSLLEDEPDLIEDLIAAAINAAVTKADELSDKTLADATSGMGLPPGMQGLFG from the coding sequence ATGAATATTCAGGCTCTAATGCAACAGGCGCAAGCCATGCAAAAGCAAGTGGAAGCCAATGTTGAAAAGGCAAAAAAAGAACTTGCGGACAAAGAAGTACAAGCTGAAGCCGGTAATGGTCTGGTTAAAGTAACCATGACAGGCCGTCATGTGGTGAAGCGTTTATCAATTGACCCAAGCTTACTTGAAGATGAGCCTGATTTAATTGAAGACTTAATTGCAGCAGCAATCAACGCCGCAGTGACTAAAGCTGATGAATTATCAGACAAAACCTTAGCAGATGCGACAAGCGGCATGGGCTTACCACCAGGCATGCAAGGTCTATTCGGCTAA
- a CDS encoding O-succinylhomoserine sulfhydrylase, with protein MIDTNQSNKPTQDNQPAGLDNNWCSDALDLAQDYGMQTIAVRAGQHRSDEGEHNDPIYTTSSYVYASAADAAAHFNGTKTGNVYSRHTNPTVRTFERRLAALEGGERAVATASGMGAILTMCLAYLKQGDHIVAAKQLFGSSVGLFNNFMGKFGVSVTYVDCFDNDAWAQAIQPNTKLLFCETPSNPLGQIADLRAISDIAHQHGALFVVDNCFATPAIQRPLQFGADVVIHSATKYIDGQGRVLGGALVGSDELMQQAFVVVRSGGISMSPFNAWVFIKGLETLNLRMQAHCDNANKVAAYLEAHPNVSKVHFSGLTSHPMHNLAKQQHHRENCFGAIMGFEVKAVGEHTQQSAAWHVIDSTQMVSITNNLGDAKTTVTHPATTTHFRISQQSRDEAGVTDALIRLSVGLEDAEDIIADLARGLDSLS; from the coding sequence ATGATAGACACCAATCAAAGCAACAAGCCGACTCAAGATAATCAGCCTGCAGGTCTAGACAATAACTGGTGTAGCGACGCATTGGATTTAGCCCAAGATTATGGGATGCAGACCATTGCGGTGCGTGCCGGCCAACATCGTAGTGATGAAGGGGAGCACAACGACCCCATCTATACTACCAGCTCTTATGTGTATGCTTCAGCTGCAGATGCTGCTGCACACTTTAACGGCACTAAGACCGGTAATGTCTATTCACGTCATACCAATCCGACAGTGCGTACCTTTGAGCGCCGCTTAGCTGCATTAGAAGGCGGTGAGCGAGCAGTTGCGACCGCTTCTGGTATGGGCGCTATTTTGACCATGTGTCTGGCTTATCTGAAACAAGGCGATCACATTGTCGCAGCTAAACAGCTATTTGGCTCCTCTGTTGGCCTGTTTAATAACTTTATGGGCAAGTTTGGTGTCAGCGTTACTTATGTTGATTGTTTTGACAATGATGCCTGGGCACAAGCGATACAGCCGAATACCAAACTGCTATTTTGTGAAACTCCAAGTAATCCTTTGGGTCAAATTGCAGATTTACGTGCTATTAGCGACATTGCGCATCAGCACGGTGCGTTATTTGTAGTAGATAACTGCTTTGCGACTCCAGCCATTCAGCGTCCGCTACAATTTGGTGCCGATGTGGTGATTCACTCAGCGACCAAATATATTGATGGGCAAGGGCGAGTACTTGGTGGTGCGCTAGTTGGTAGCGATGAGCTGATGCAACAGGCCTTTGTGGTGGTGCGCTCAGGCGGTATTAGTATGAGTCCATTTAATGCGTGGGTATTTATCAAAGGCTTAGAAACCTTAAACTTACGTATGCAAGCGCACTGTGATAATGCCAACAAAGTTGCAGCCTACTTAGAAGCACACCCTAATGTGAGCAAAGTGCATTTCTCCGGCCTAACCAGTCATCCGATGCATAACCTAGCTAAGCAGCAGCACCATCGTGAGAACTGTTTTGGCGCGATTATGGGCTTTGAAGTAAAAGCAGTTGGTGAGCACACGCAGCAGTCTGCCGCTTGGCACGTCATCGACAGCACTCAAATGGTGTCTATTACCAATAACTTGGGTGATGCCAAAACCACAGTTACCCATCCGGCGACCACCACACACTTTAGAATCTCACAGCAATCCCGTGATGAAGCGGGTGTTACCGATGCCTTGATTCGCCTGTCCGTTGGCCTAGAAGATGCAGAAGATATTATCGCCGACTTGGCGCGTGGGTTAGACAGCCTGAGTTAA
- a CDS encoding NAD(P)-dependent oxidoreductase, with translation MDITTTNTNSANPSTNPDTPLFQPKAAIESVSFLGLGAMGHHMAKHLVGQFDRVMVWNRSFETAEAHAKQFGTQAVSLEQAVSADVIFSCLPTSDVVDSIIEQALPHMRANSVWVDCTSGVPEQAKQSQAKLAAIGCQFIDAPVSGQTAGADAGTLTVMVGAEAAALEYAKPAIDCFAGLIVHVGPSGAGFAVKAVNNTLFAINAWAAAEGLSVLKAHGVNPSAALSCINKASGQSFATLATFPDRIVNREFPKTFTLDLMAKDCGIAIDLQTEKKVPTPVMAQVASLIRAASNQQAPGTVDFSEFAKFYEMFTGITIEDD, from the coding sequence ATGGATATCACAACAACCAATACAAACTCAGCAAACCCTTCGACAAACCCTGACACCCCACTGTTTCAACCAAAAGCAGCGATTGAATCGGTTAGCTTTTTGGGTCTTGGCGCCATGGGTCATCACATGGCCAAGCACTTAGTGGGTCAATTTGATCGCGTGATGGTCTGGAACCGTAGCTTCGAGACCGCTGAAGCACATGCTAAGCAATTTGGCACACAAGCAGTTAGCCTTGAGCAAGCGGTCAGCGCCGATGTTATCTTTTCATGCCTGCCCACCAGTGATGTGGTAGACAGTATTATTGAGCAAGCATTACCACATATGCGCGCCAATAGCGTCTGGGTCGATTGTACCAGTGGTGTGCCTGAGCAAGCCAAACAGAGCCAAGCCAAATTAGCAGCCATTGGCTGTCAATTTATAGATGCGCCAGTGTCAGGACAAACGGCTGGTGCAGACGCCGGTACATTAACGGTTATGGTCGGTGCAGAAGCAGCGGCGCTTGAATATGCCAAACCAGCCATTGACTGCTTCGCCGGTTTGATTGTACACGTGGGTCCATCAGGTGCTGGGTTTGCGGTGAAAGCAGTCAACAATACCTTATTTGCAATCAATGCTTGGGCAGCCGCTGAAGGCTTGAGTGTGCTAAAAGCGCATGGCGTCAATCCAAGTGCCGCACTAAGCTGTATCAATAAGGCCAGCGGTCAAAGCTTTGCGACGTTAGCCACTTTCCCTGACCGCATTGTCAACCGTGAATTCCCAAAAACCTTTACCTTAGATTTAATGGCCAAAGATTGCGGCATTGCCATTGACTTACAGACCGAGAAAAAAGTACCGACCCCAGTGATGGCACAAGTGGCCAGCTTAATCCGTGCTGCCAGCAATCAGCAGGCACCTGGCACAGTCGACTTTTCAGAGTTTGCTAAGTTTTATGAAATGTTCACTGGCATCACAATTGAAGATGACTGA
- a CDS encoding phospholipase D family protein, whose protein sequence is MGSPLWLLLVILILPMLSACNTLPAQPHTAKSVRLSNLLESHYKDADRGDKQTILNAQAPNYQPITNPYTERQKIRLTESINEQSELHPNQSGYHTIITGSNAFAARSVLSDMARESIDVQYYIWHNDQAGQLLLKKLWQAAERGVIVRFLLDDFNNTAALDKHLLRFASHPNIAVRLVNPLSHRKLQTLNYVTDLRRINHRMHNKSMTFDRNLSIIGGRNVGDEYLSNNEFNQFADLDVLLIGDVVDEVTDSFDRYWRSPLAFDIETLVKPSLADKRQSHVQSNTQTNTNNNADKSSQTPVSANTTQTSNGKLDFIGQLDKISFDERGNKAQSLTAYLQALQKSRIDIDLINKQVPFRWAPMTFLDDDVDKLVNDASVDSHLVYKLRDLLGTPDTHLSIISSYFVPTKDGVATLIKLAEQGVQVKILTNSFNATDVAAVHAGYAQWRLPLLKAGVEIYELKATAGTEERENKLWRARSQSSTSLHAKAFAVDDHHVFIGSYNVDPRSANINTEMGVVIEDSELADKLHAAISEDLLPQAYRLVLTPQDELRWQTIEDGMPVIHEKEPDVGFMDSFWITVMSLMPIDWLL, encoded by the coding sequence ATGGGTAGCCCACTTTGGCTGCTGTTAGTGATACTAATACTACCGATGCTTAGCGCTTGTAACACACTGCCGGCGCAACCGCATACTGCTAAAAGTGTACGCTTGAGCAACCTGTTAGAGTCGCATTATAAAGATGCAGACCGCGGTGATAAGCAAACCATATTAAACGCGCAAGCCCCTAACTATCAACCCATCACTAACCCATACACAGAGCGCCAAAAGATTCGTTTGACCGAATCTATCAACGAACAAAGTGAGCTGCACCCTAACCAATCTGGCTATCATACAATTATTACCGGCTCTAACGCCTTCGCTGCACGTAGTGTGTTAAGCGACATGGCCCGCGAAAGCATCGATGTTCAATATTATATTTGGCACAACGATCAAGCCGGACAGCTACTGTTAAAGAAGTTATGGCAAGCGGCTGAGCGTGGGGTAATTGTTCGCTTTTTGCTTGATGACTTTAATAACACCGCTGCTTTAGATAAGCACTTATTGCGCTTTGCTAGCCATCCGAATATTGCCGTACGTTTGGTCAACCCTTTATCACACCGCAAGCTACAAACCCTAAACTATGTCACTGATCTTAGGCGTATTAATCATCGCATGCATAATAAAAGCATGACCTTTGATCGTAACTTAAGTATTATCGGCGGCCGCAATGTGGGTGACGAGTATTTGAGTAATAATGAATTCAACCAGTTTGCCGATTTAGATGTGTTATTAATCGGTGATGTGGTTGATGAAGTGACCGACAGCTTCGATCGCTATTGGCGCTCACCGCTGGCGTTTGATATTGAAACCTTGGTAAAACCCAGTCTAGCCGATAAGCGTCAAAGCCATGTTCAAAGCAATACCCAAACTAATACTAACAACAACGCTGATAAAAGTTCACAGACACCGGTCTCTGCCAACACTACCCAAACTTCTAATGGCAAACTAGACTTTATTGGCCAGTTAGATAAAATCAGCTTCGACGAGCGCGGTAATAAAGCCCAAAGCCTGACCGCCTATTTGCAAGCGCTACAAAAATCGCGAATCGATATTGATTTGATTAATAAACAAGTACCTTTTCGCTGGGCACCCATGACTTTCTTAGATGATGACGTCGATAAGTTGGTCAATGACGCCTCTGTGGATAGCCACTTAGTGTATAAGCTAAGAGACCTATTAGGCACTCCGGATACCCATTTATCTATCATTTCATCGTATTTTGTTCCCACTAAGGACGGCGTGGCTACATTAATCAAACTTGCAGAACAAGGCGTTCAGGTTAAAATACTCACCAATTCGTTTAATGCCACTGATGTGGCTGCTGTTCATGCTGGTTACGCCCAGTGGCGCCTACCCTTGCTCAAAGCTGGGGTTGAGATATATGAACTAAAAGCAACCGCAGGTACCGAAGAGCGTGAGAACAAACTGTGGCGTGCGCGCTCACAGTCTTCTACCAGCTTACATGCTAAGGCGTTTGCTGTAGATGATCATCATGTGTTTATCGGCTCATATAACGTTGACCCACGTTCAGCCAATATCAATACTGAAATGGGTGTGGTTATTGAAGACAGCGAACTTGCGGACAAGCTGCACGCTGCTATTAGTGAAGACTTATTACCTCAAGCCTATCGCTTAGTATTAACACCACAAGATGAATTGCGTTGGCAGACCATTGAAGATGGGATGCCTGTGATTCATGAAAAAGAGCCTGATGTTGGCTTTATGGACAGCTTTTGGATTACGGTGATGTCGTTAATGCCAATTGATTGGTTGTTATAA